Proteins from a single region of Apium graveolens cultivar Ventura chromosome 7, ASM990537v1, whole genome shotgun sequence:
- the LOC141674102 gene encoding uncharacterized protein LOC141674102 translates to MTWVSLPKYSEAYSNGVTDFIQNAFDNFATGSELRCPCKDYSNRFWFSEEDVYDHLVSNGLCPSFVNWVYEMSILKFKKVDQEMDCDSGMGLGEDFDKMIRDESRVRNGMNNTAKRFYKLVEEGKQPLYPGCEQFTLLGFVVKLYLLKCTHGFTEGAFSGILKLIKEAFPDVNLPSSFKVAKNMIRKLGLDYQKIHACPNDCMMYWGENLNLTKYKISGVSSWKLPKNRTDAPVSPDLEEKKSKVPAKVLRYFPLKPRLQRLFMCKDYSKLMTWHALERTKDGKLRHPADAEGWKSMDANRPNFVADPRNIRLGLAANGINPYRSMNISHSTWPIILVNYNLPPWLIMKPENLILSTLVPRPVYPGNDIDVYMQPLIAELKELWEVGLQTYDAYADETFMLRSSLLWTISDFPGYAILSGWSTKGKLGCPNCHYCTSSLYLKHSRKVCYMNHKKFLPPDHKHRFDTRRFNGKVETDVCPPPLSGKDIEELLHGYENYFGKRDAKKRKRGADCPFKKKSIFFQLPYWRDNLIRHNLDVMHIEKNICDKIIGTLLNMGGKTKDHISARKDLQEMGIRKVLHPIKIGDSNRYEIRAATFDMTKKEKESFCTLFMDAKLPHRTVSNISRCVNVAERKIFGYKSHDAHFILQYLLQFAAVKNLKPEVAIPLVRLGAFFRGICGKVLELKEVHKLQEEVIEILCQLEINFPPAFFDIMVHLPVHLCKEVEFGGPVHLRWMFGIERYLGKLKSYVRNRSKPEGSIAEGYLAEECVTFCSRFLTNSRKIEIEKNINVGYPIGSRRNKDGKSVYLAEHVWINAHREHRILYDNEAKTKKYKKERTHTLEFHNWLKAKVEKRTENTLELSNLARGPQRAAKKFSGYVINGFRFHTRKRDTNCTTQNSGVILTTLTTSFASSKDQNPTVGDVIYYGAIEEIIEVDYWGAFTVVLFRCIWYQKDKDCFGLTRVNFSKLCQKDDPFVLATQVQQVFYIQDCTEKNLWFVVKKLPKEHNGIDEETDDMLEDLCGPTMHDTELEYPFQKQTDDVTWHRDDIPNENVSSGEEEEDHDDDHDE, encoded by the exons ATGACTTGGGTTTCACTTCCAAAGTACAGTGAGGCCTATAGTAATGGGGTGACAGATTTTATACAAAATGCTTTCGATAATTTTGCCACAGGATCTGAACTAAGATGCCCTTGCAAAGATTATAGTAATCGTTTCTGGTTTTCTGAAGAAGACGTGTATGACCATCTCGTTAGTAACGGTCTGTGTCCATCATTTGTTAATTGGGTATACGAAATGTCAATCCTTAAGTTTAAAAAAGTTGATCAGGAGATGGATTGTGATAGTGGTATGGGCCTAGGTGAagattttgataaaatgattcgtgATGAAAGTAGAGTTAGGAATGGAATGAATAACACAGCAAAAAGGTTTTATAAGCTTGTTGAGGAAGGGAAACAACCTTTGTATCCGGGGTGTGAACAATTTACTCTTTTAGGATTTGTAGTGAAACTTTACTTATTAAAGTGCACTCATGGTTTTACTGAGGGTGCCTTTAGCGGTATTCTGAAGTTGATAAAGGAGGCATTTCCTGATGTTAATCTGCCTTCTTCTTTTAAGGTGGCCAAAAATATGATTAGAAAATTAGGTCTTGATTATCAGAAAATACACGCTTGTCCCAATGATTGCATGATGTATTGGGGGGAAAATTTAAACTTAACAAAGTACAAAATTAGTGGGGTTTCAAGTTGGAAACTCCCAAAAAATAGGACTGATGCACCTGTTTCTCCTGACTTAGAAGAAAAAAAATCGAAAGTTCCTGCAAAAGTCTTACGATATTTCCCGTTGAAACCAAGGCTCCAACGCTTATTCATGTGTAAAGACTACTCTAAACTCATGACATGGCATGCACTAGAAAGAACAAAAGATGGAAAGCTACGACATCCGGCCGATGCAGAGGGTTGGAAGTCGATGGATGCTAATCGTCCAAATTTTGTAGCGGACCCTCGAAATATCAGGTTAGGTTTAGCGGCAAATGGGATTAATCCTTATCGATCGATGAATATAAGTCACAGTACTTGGCCAATTATTCTAGTGAATTATAATCTTCCTCCTTGGTTGATTATGAAACCTGAAAACTTAATTCTTTCGACACTAGTCCCTAGACCCGTGTACCCTGGTAATGATATAGATGTATATATGCAGCCACTCATCGCTGAGTTGAAAGAATTATGGGAAGTAGGTTTACAAACCTACGATGCCTATGCTGATGAAACATTCATGTTACGTTCGAGTCTTCTCTGGACCATTAGTGATTTTCCAGGGTATGCCATTTTATCCGGTTGGAGCACGAAGGGTAAGTTAGGTTGTCCGAATTGCCATTACTGTACTTCTTCATTGTATTTGAAGCATAGCCGTAAAGTCTGCTATATGAACCACAAAAAATTTCTACCTCCTGACCACAAGCATAGGTTTGATACTAGAAGATTTAATGGTAAGGTTGAAACTGATGTTTGCCCCCCTCCATTATCTGGAAAGGATATTGAAGAATTATTGCATGGATATGAAAATTATTTTGGGAAACGAGATGCAAAGAAGAGGAAAAGGGGTGCAGATTGTCCATTTAAAAAGAAGTCTATATTCTTTCAATTACCATATTGGAGAGATAATTTAATTAGACATAATCTAGATGTCATGCatatagaaaaaaatatatgtgaTAAAATAATAGGGACTTTGTTAAATATGGGTGGCAAGACGAAAGACCATATCAGTGCCCGAAAAGATTTGCAGGAAATGGGTATTCGAAAGGTTCTTCATCCCATTAAAATTGGAGATAGCAATCGCTATGAAATCAGGGCAGCAACTTTTGACATGacgaaaaaagaaaaagaaagctTTTGTACATTATTCATGGACGCTAAGTTGCCCCACAGAACTGTATCTAATATCAGTCGATGTGTAAATGTAGCTGAACGAAAGATATTCGGGTATAAAAGTCATGATGCGCACTTTATACTCCAGTATCTACTACAATTTGCTGCTGTAAAGAACTTAAAACCAGAGGTCGCAATACCTTTAGTCAGATTAGGTGCATTTTTCCGGGGGATATGCGGAAAAGTGTTGGAGCTGAAAGAAGTTCATAAGTTACAGGAGGAAGTTATTGAAATACTCTGCCAATTAGAAATTAACTTCCCGCCTGCATTTTTTGACATCATGGTTCACCTTCCAGTCCACTTATGTAAGGAAGTGGAATTTGGGGGACCAGTGCATCTAAGATGGATGTTTGGTATTGAGAGATATCTAGGTAAATTGAAGTCATATGTCCGAAATAGAAGTAAACCAGAAGGGTCTATAGCAGAAGGGTACCTGGCAGAAGAATGCGTGACATTTTGTTCCAGATTTCTAACTAATAGTAGAAAAATAGAGATTGAGAAGAACATAAATGTTGGATACCCCATTGGTTCGAGGAGAAACAAAGATGGAAAGTCTGTCTACTTGGCGGAACATGTTTGGATAAATGCTCATCG GGAACATCGTATTTTATATGATAATGAAGCAAAGACAAAGAAATACAAAAAAGAAAGAACACATACTCTAGAATTTCATAACTGGTTAAAGGCTAAGGTTGAGAAAAGAACTGAAAATACATTGGAATTATCAAATTTGGCAAGGGGGCCTCAACGAGCAGCGAAAAAATTTAGTGGATATGTCATAAATGGATTCAGATTTCACACCAGGAAAAGGGATACCAACTGTACTACACAAAATAGCGGTGTCATCTTGACAACTCTAACCACCAGTTTTGCGAGTTCGAAGGATCAAAATCCAACAGTTGGGGATGTTATTTACTACGGAGCAATTGAAGAGATTATTGAAGTAGATTATTGGGGTGCATTTACGGTTGTTTTGTTTAGGTGCATTTGGTATCAAAAGGATAAGGACTGCTTTGGGCTCACACGTGTCAATTTCAGTAAATTATGTCAAAAGGATGATCCATTTGTACTAGCTACACAAGTACAACAGGTATTCTATATTCAAGATTGTACCGAAAAGAACTTGTGGTTTGTTGTTAAGAAACTACCGAAAGAGCACAATGGAATAGACGAGGAAACTGATGATATGCTTGAAGATCTTTGCGGACCTACCATGCATGATACTGAACTTGAATACCCATTTCAGAAACAAACTGATGATGTGACTTGGCATAGGGATGACATCCCGAATGAAAATGTGTCATCCGGTGAAGAGGAAGAAGATCATGATGATGACCATGATGAATGA